The DNA region GCCTTCGCGGAAGTGCACGGACTGCAGCGCGCCGGCCACGCGGGGGCGCACGTCCACGCGCTGAACGGCTTCGAGCCGGCCGGAGAACTCATCCCACAAGGAGACGTCCTGCTGCACCACCGTGGCCACCGACACCGGCATGGCGGCGGGCGCAGCCGCGGGGGATTCGGCGTGCGACGCGCTCAGGCCGAACATCGCGCCACCCGTGGCGGCCAGGGCTGCGGCAGCACCGGCAGCGGTCCACCACCGGCGGGCGGGCGAGAAAAGAGTGGATGGCTTATTCATGGTGATTCCTCCGTGTTTTCAATCTCGAATCGGTACGACAAAAAATCAGGGCAAGCCTTTTCCCTCCGGCACGAGAAGGCCGGAAAAAAGGCGCAAAGGGGAACGCCGTGCGGTCAGCAGGCGTGCGGAGTCTCAGACCTCAACCACGGTTGAGGTCAAGCACCAGGCACGGCTGCGGGCGCAGGCAGGGTCAGGAGGTCACTGCGGGGCGGGACATCGCGTGGCCTCGAAGAATCGGCGGAACTGTTCCTGCACCTCGGGGGCACACGGACAATCGCGCTCACCGGGCTGCAGCAGGGCGTCGGGCCACTGCGCTGCCTTGTTGAAGACATGGCGCGTCACGGGCTGGCCCGCCGCTTCCAGCCGCGCGGCATAGGCCAGCGCCTCGTCGTGCATGGGGTCGTCGCTGCCCACCAGCACCAGCGTGGGAGGCAAACCCGCCAGCCGCTGGGCCGCCGCAGGCACGGCATAAGGGTGCTCCGCATCCCGGGCGCAGCCCAGGAACTTCATCCATCCGGCAGACCACTTGCATTCGGTGGCCTCGCCGGTGGCGGCGCGCACCGAGGGGGTGCCGACGCACGGGTCCAGCATGGGCGACAGCAGGATCTGCCCGGCCAGCGGCGGATGCGCCTGGTCGCGTGCCATCAGCCCGACGCCGGCAGCCAGGTTGCCGCCGGCCTCCTCGCCTGCCAGGTACACCAGCGCGCCCTGCCCTGCGAGCTTGGTGCGGTGCTTGAAGGCCCACTTGAGCACGGCGTAGCCGGTTTCCAGCGGCTGCGGAAACGGCGTGAGTGGATAGGCCACCGACACCACGAGCGCACCGGCCGCTTCGAGCAGACCCGCCACCGTGCAGCCGTTGTCCAGGTCCCCGGACACGAACGCCCCGCCGTGGAAGTGCACCACCAGCGGCAAGGTCTGGCCGGCCCGCTTTCGGCCATACAGGCGCACATCCACCGCCTGGCCCTTCGCCACCTCAATGGTGGAGTCGGTGCAGACGGACGGCGTGGGCGATGGCGTGGTGGAGCGGGTCATGGTGGTGGTGCCGGACAAGGACCGGGTGATGTGAAATGTAGCGACGCGGTCACCGACGATAAACCAGCCAAACGCCACAGCACTGTTTCCAAACTTCGAACAATGCGGCCACGGTCTGCGTGTGAGAATTCTTTCCGTCTCTGCAAGAGACGGAGAAGAGAACAAAGGGGAATCAATCCATGGACCAGATACAGGCCATGCGAATATTCGTGCGGGTGGTGGAAGCCGGCACGTTCACGCGCGCCGCCGATTCGTTGCAGCTGCCCAAGGCCAGCGTGACCAAGCACGTGCAGGCGCTGGAGGAGCGGCTGCGCGTGAAGCTGCTCAACCGCACGACGCGGCGCGTCACCGTGACGCCCGATGGCGCGGCCTACTACGACCGCACCGTTCGGCTGCTGGCGGATTTCGACGACATCGAGGCCAGCATGAGCCAGGCCCGCGCCAATCCGCGCGGGCGCCTGCGGGTGGACGTGGGCACGGCGGTGGCCCGGCTGCTCATCATTCCGCGCCTGGCGGAGTTCCAGGACCGCTACCCCGACATCCAGATCGACCTGGGCGTGAGCGACCGTACCGTGGACCTGATCGGCGACAACGTGGACTGCGTGATCCGCGGCGGCGAGCTGGCCGACCAGTCCCTGGTGGCGCGGCGCATCGGCAACCTCGAATTCATCACCGTCGCCTCGCCCGACTACCTTGCGCAGCACGGCACGCCCAAGCACCCCCTGGAGCTGGAGAACGGCCACCGCAACGTGATCTATTTCTCGCCCGTCACCACGCGCCGCTATCCGCTCGAATTCCACAAGGACGGCGAGGTGCTGGAGATTGCAGGCCCGTCGCAGCTGGCGGTGAACGAGAGCAATGCCTACGTCTCCTCGCTGGTCGCGGGCCGCGGCGTGGGCCAGATCACCACCTTCCAGGCGCAGGACTACTTCGACGAAGGCAAGCTGACCCGCGTGCTGGAGGACTGGTCGCACCCGCTTCTGCCCGTCTACGTGGTGTACCCGCCCAACCGCCACCTGAGCGCCAAGGTGCGCGCCTTCGTGGACTGGGCGGCTGAACTGTTCGCCAGCGAGCCGCATCTGCAGCGGCAGTGAAAGGTGGGCGCGCCGCCTGGTTTGCCTGTGGCGCGGCGCGGCCACCCAGCCGGCGAAGGGGCCGGGAGTGCACGTGGGCGCAGGCCGGGCCGCAGGCACGCGCCAGCCGGCATGCGCGTAGGAGCGCGTATGCTCGCCGCCCATGCACGACGACGACTCCACCGCCCTACCGCCGGCACCTGCACCGGCACCCGCCCAGCCGGCAGCCAAGCCGCCCGCACAGCCCCGCAACCCACTCCACGGCATGACGCTGGAGGCCATCGTGGTGGCCCTGCAGCAGCACTATGGCTGGGGCGGTCTGGCGCGCGAGGTGCCGATTCGCTGCTTCGAGAGCGACCCCAGCGTGTCGTCGAGCCTCAAGTTCCTGCGCAAGACGCCCTGGGCGCGGGAGAAGGTGGAAAGCCTGTACCTGTTCATGCTGCGCGAGCAAAAGCGCAGAGGGCAGCGCTGAGCGTCGGCGGGTTCAGCGAACGGCTGCAGCGGGTGGCGCAGGGGCTGATAACCAGCCCAGCCTGTGGCACTTCGGAAGTCATCGGCGCTACAGCGTCGCTATCGAAAAGGTAGCTGCTTGCGCTTGATGCTCAAGTACTTCAGTACCTTTTCACCATCAAGTCCATATAGGACAAGCGCCTGCCGCTATCTTTTCAGATGCAAAGCAGGCGCCTGGGTCCGGTCGGTACTGCAGCCGCCGACGCCGCAGCGCGCGGCACCGGCAGGCCCGGCCGGTGTCAGTGCGGCACGGGCACCAGGAAGTCCCGGCTGATGCCGGCGCCCAGTTCGTTGACTCGGTCGAGGAACTGCGTCAGGTACGCGTGCAGCCCCGTGGCCAGGATCTCATCGATGCGGCCGTAGCGCAGGTCGGCCAGCAGCCGGCCCGCCTTGCGCTGCGTTTCGCGCGACTGGTCGTTGGCGACGACGGCCAGGTTGTCCGCCACCTCGCGCAGGCTGGCGTGCAGCGAGCGCGGCATGTCGGCCCGCAGCATCAGCAGATCGGCCACGCGCTCCGGGGTGATCACGTCGCGGTAGACCTTGCGGTAGACCTCGAACGCCGACACGCTGCGCAGGATGGCGCTCCAGTGGTAGAAGTCGAACTCCGGCGTGGCCCGGCGCGGGTTCTCCACCGAGCCGTGGAAGTCGCGCTGCACGGCGTGGAACTTCACGTCCAGCAGGCGCGCCGTGTTGTCGGCCCGCTCCAGGAAGGTGCCCAGGCGCAGGAAGTGGAAGGCCTCGTCCTGCAGCATGGTGCCCAGCACCACGCCGCGCGAGAGGTGCGAGCGGTATTTCACCCACTCGAAGAACTGCGCCGGATCGCGTTCGAAGGCATTGCCCTGCAGCTGCCGGATGAGTTCCAGCCAGGTCTGGTTCTGCGTCTCCCACACTTCGGTGGTGAGCGCGCCGCGCACGGCCCGCGCGTTCTCGCGTGCAGCGCGCAGGCAGGACACGATGGACGACGGGTTGTTGCCGTCGCGCACCATGAAGTCCAGCACGCCGGCCGGCGTGACCTCGCCATGCTTGGCCGTGTAGGCCGGCATGAGTTCGCTGATGGACAGCAGGCCCTGCCAGCTTTCCTGCGCCATGGCCGCGGACTGCGGCAGCAGCGAGGTCTCGTAGCTCACGCTGAGCATGCGGGCGGTGTTTTCTGCCCGCTCGGTGTAGCGGGACATCCAGAACAAATGGTCAGCGGTACGACTCAGCATGCAGCCTCCTCGGGCAGAAAACCCCGCACGCGCTGCGCGCGCTGGCTGTGTTGTAGCGAAAGCGCGCCTGCGGCTTGCTTTTCTGCCCGCTCGGTGTAGCGGGACATCCAGAACAAATGGTCAGCGGTACGACTCAGCATGCAGCCTCCTCGGGCAGAAAACACCGCACGCGCTGCGCGCGCTGGCTGTGTTGTAGCGAAAGCGCGCCTACGGCTTGCTTTTCTGCCCGCTCGGCGCGGCGGGACATCCAGAACAAATGATCAGCGGTACGGCTCAGCATCTCACGCCCCTCCCAACGTTTGCGTCATGGCGCCCAGCGACTGGGCGGTGCCGCCGAGCGACTGGCTCTGCTCCGGCCACGGCAACGGCGGCGCGGCGCTGTCCTCGCCCAGAACCCAGGTGTCCTTGGTGCCGCCGCCCTGGGACGAATTGACGACCAACGAGCCTTCCTTGAGCGCCACGCGCGTGAGGCCGCCGGCGACCATCTGCACCTTCTGGCCCGAGAGCACGAACGGGCGCAGGTCGATGTGGCGCGGGGCGATGCCCGATTCCACATAGGTGGGGCAGCTGGACAGCGACAGCGTCGGCTGGGCGATGTAGCCCGAGGGGTTGGCGACGAGCGCCGCGCGGAACTCCTCGATCTCGGCCTTGGAGGCCGCCGGGCCGATCAGCATGCCGTAGCCGCCGGCGCCGTGCACTTCCTTTACGACCAGTTCGTGCAGGTGGTCGAGCACGTACTTCAGGTCGCCCTCCTTGCGGCACATCCAGGTCGGCACGTTGGACAGGATGGGCTCCTCCCCCAGGTAGAAGCGGATCATCTCCGGCACGTACGGGTACACCGACTTGTCGTCGGCGATGCCCGTGCCCACCGCGTTGCAGATGGCGACGTTGCCGGCGCGGTAGGCGCTCATCAGGCCGGCGCAGCCCAGCGTGGAGGTGGGGCGGAACACCTGCGGGTCGAGGAAGTCGTCGTCCACACGGCGGTAGATCACGTCCACGCGCTGCAGGCCGCGCGTGGTGCGCATGAAGACGAAGTTGTCCTTGACGACCAGGTCCTGCCCTTCGACCAGTTCCACGCCCATCTGCTGGGCCAGGAAGGCATGCTCGAAGTAGGCGCTGTTGTACATGCCGGGCGTGAGCACCACCACCGTGGGCTCGGCCGAGGTGGGCGGCGCGCTGGCGCGCAGCGTATCCAGCAGCAGGTCGGGGTAATGGGCGACCGGCGCCACCTTGTGCAGCGAGAACAGCTCGGGAAAGAGCCGCATCATCATCTTGCGGTTCTCCAGCATGTACGACACGCCGGATGGCACGCGCAGGTTGTCCTCCAGCACGTAGTACACGCCATCGCCCTTGGCGTCGGGCGCCCGCACGATGTCGATGCCGCTGATGTGCGAATAGATGTTCTGGGGCACGTCCACGCCCACCATCTCGGGGCGGAACTGGGCGTTCTGCAGGATCAGATCGGCGGGGACGATGCCGGCCTGGATGATCTCCTGCCCGTGGTAGACGTCATGGATGAAGCGGTTGAGCGCCGTGACGCGCTGCACGAGCCCCTGCTGCATGCGCAGCCATTCGTGCGAGGGAATGATGCGCGGGATCAAGTCGAAGGGAATGAGCCGCTCGGTGCCGGCGCCGTCCTCGTCCTTGGCGCCGTACACGGCGAAGGTGATGCCGACGCGGCGGAAGATCATCTCCGCCTCCGATCGGCGGGCCTGCATCGCTTCTTCCGGCTGCTTGGCCAGCCACTGGCCATAGCGCTTGTAATGTGCACGCACGTCGCTGCCCTCGAACGGCAGCATCGCGTACATCTCGTCGAACTTCTGCATAAAGCGGTGCCTCCTGTGGAAACGCGTGACACGGTTCATGGGACGCACATTGCAGGACACATGCAGACAGGCCGCACACCAGCGAGCGCGCCCATGAAGTGCCAGCACGCTATCAGCAGCATAGCAAGTTGCGCGCCCACTTCCGGAAAGCCGTGTGAAAGACAGGCGGCCGGGCCCGCGTAGGCAGCCAGGCCGCGCCCTGCCCCCCGCGCCTGCGGGCGCCGCGCGCTCAGTCTTCGGCGGTGGGCGCCGCCGCTGGCAGCGTGTGGTGCCATACCCTGCGGCCCGCCTCGCGCTCGCACTGCACGGACTGTGGGCGGTCGGACGCCCACGTCGCGGCGCCGCAGCGGGCCGTTTCCACCAGCAGCGCCCCCCGCTGCCGGTAGCGGGCCGCCACCTCGGATGCTGGATGGCCGAAACGGTTGCGATAGCCGGCCTGCACCAGTGCAGTGCGAGGCCGTACGGCGTCCAGAAACGCCTCGCTGGACGAGGTCTTGCTGCCGTGGTGCGGCACCAGCAGCACGTCGGCCGCCACATCTTCGCCACGCTGGAGCAGCGCGGACTCCTGTGCACGCTCGATGTCGCCGACCAGCAGCGCGACGGCGCCCCGTCCCCCGCCTGCCGCAGCCACCGGTGCGGCAGCGATGCGCAGCACGCACGACGCGGCATTGGGCTTGGCGGCCTCTGTGCGGTCCGCCGGTGACGGATGCAGCACCTCGAACGCCACGCCATCCCACTGCCAGCGCTGACCGGCCACGCACGGCACCACCGGTCGCAGCGCCTGCAGCGGATGCCCGGCCTCGATGGAGCCCCGCACCGCCGCCTGGGGCTGCTGCGCCAGCACCGCGGCCGCGCCGCCGGTATGGTCCAGATCGCGGTGGCTCAGCACCAGCAGATCCAGCCGCTCGCCAAGGGCCCGCAGCAGCGGCACCAGCACGCGCTGGCCCGCGTCGCTGTCCTGGTGGTAGCGCGGCCCCGCGTCGTAGAGCAACGCGTGGCCGGCGGTGCGCACCAGCACGGCCTGGCCCTGGCCCACATCCACCGCCATCAGGTCGAACTGGCCGGCCGCCGGCCGCGCCGGCTGCCACCACAGGGCGGGCAGCAACAAGGGCAGGCCCAGCAGTCGCACGCCCCAAGGCAGACGCAGCGCCAGCAACGTGCCACCCACCACCGCCACGGCGCCGGCCCACAAAGGGGCGATGGGCAGCGACACCTGGGCCCACGGCCACTGCGCAAGCCATTGCAGGCCGGCAGACAGCGGCAGCACGCACCAGGCGGCCGCGTCCCACAGCGGGGCCCAGAGCACTCCCGCCAGCGCCAGCGGCGTGAGCACCAGCGTCGTCCACGGAATGGCCACGAGGTTGGCGGCCATCCCGACGACGGACATCTGCCCGAAGAGCAGCAAGGTGAGCGGCGTGAGCGCCAGGGTGACCGTCCACTGCTCGCGCAGCAAGGCCACGCCCCGGCCGCGCCATCCCTGAGGGGCGCCACGCGCGCCATGGACGGGGTCGCTCGCGAACAGCACGGCCACCGCGACGAAGCTCAGCCAGAAGCCGGCCTGCAGCAGCGCCCACGGGTCGGCGACCACCACCACAGCGCAGGCCAGCAGCCACACCTGCGGCCACGGCCAGCGCCGCCCGGACAGCCGCAGCAGCGCGACCGTGGCGAGCATGCACACCGTGCGCTGCGCCGGCACGCCCCAGCCGCTGAACAGCGCGTAGCCGGCGGCCAGCGCCACGCCGCATGCCAGGGCCGCCGAGGGTGCCGGCACGGCCAGGCACAGCCGCTGGGAACGCCGCCACAGCGCGCCAGCCACCGCCGCGGCGATCCACGCGAAGAGCGTGATGTGCAGACCGCTGATGCTCATTAGGTGGGCCACGCCCGTGGCGCGGAAGACATCCCAGTCGGCGCGGTCGATCGCGCGCTGGTCGCCCGTGACCAGCGCAGCGACCACGCCGGCCGCACGGCGCCGCGCCGTGTCCGCCGGGTCTTGCGATGCCGCCAGACGCTGCACGATGGCATCGCGCACGTGCTGCCGCGCCTGCTCCACAGGGTATCGCCATGTGCTGGCCAGGCGCACGGGCGCTTCATGGCGTGCCCCGTCGCGCACATAGCCCACGGCCTGCACGCCCTGCTCCCACAGCAGCAGTTCGTAGTCGAACCCATGCGGGTTGTGCGCGCCGTGCGGGGCCTTGAGCCGCACCGTCATCGCCCAGCGCTCGCCCGCGCGCACCGCGGGCAACGGCTCTGACGGGGCGGCCGCCGCCGGCGCATCGCGTGTAAACGAGGAGGACGCATACCACGACACGTCGATCAGCGGCGGCACGGCCACAACCGTCCCGTCAAGGCGGGCCTCTTCCACGGCCATCCGCAGGCGCAGCCCGGCATCGCTCGCCTGCGGCATGGCCGCCACCACAGCGGCGATGCGCATGTCGCGGCCTTCCAGCGCGGGCGGCAGGGCGTCGGCCAGGAACATCGAGGCGCGCAGTCCGCACACGCCGAACAGCAGCAAAGCGCCCCCCGCTGCCGCAGCCGCGGCGCCGGCACGGCCGTGCCTCCAGGGGCGCCCGCCCGGGCGCGCCGGCGCCGCACGCAGCAGCCATAGCGCTGCGCAGCAGGACAGTCCAGCGGCCACCAGCGCCAGATAGGCGCTGCGCGGCCACAGAGCCGCCTGCTGCAACTGTGCGGCCGTGCCCAGCAGGCCGCCGGCCAACCACCAGGGCAGTCGCCAGGGCTGGCCAGCGCCATGCCTTTCAGGTGGCCTTGCAACGGCCGCCTTGCCGTCCGCAGCAACGGCGGCCGGCTGCAGGTTCGGGCGGTGCAAGGCATCCATCCGCACATGCTAGTGCCTGCCGCCGCACCGGTGCGGCGGCCTCGGCGTGTGTAACATGCGGGGCTGCCTGCAGCGCAGCGCCGAGGGCGCCGCCCCGCCGCCTGCCTGGGCCCCACGGCCGGCCGCCGCGCTGGATGTTTTGTTTTTTGCCGCAAGGATTGCCATGAGCGTTTACGACAAGCTGAAAGAACTCGATATCACCCTGCCCCCGGTGGCTGTGCCCGCCGCCGCGTACGTGCCGTACGTGCAGACCGGCAACCTGGTGTTCCTCTCCGGCCACATCGCGCGCAAGGACGGCAAGCCCTGGTCGGCCCAGTTCGGCCGCGACATCACGGTCGAGGAAGGCAAGCAGGCCGCCCGCGCGGTCGCCATCGACCTGCTGGGCACGCTGCACGCGGCCACGGGCAACGACCTGAACCGCATTCAGCGCATCGTCAAGGTGATGAGCCTCGTCAACTCCACCGGCGACTTCACGGAGCAGCATCTGGTGACCAACGGTGCCAGCGAACTGTTCGGCGAAGTGTTCGGCGACAAGGGCAAGCACGCCCGCAGCGCCTTCGGCGTGGCCCAGATCCCCATGGGCGCCTGCGTCGAGATCGAACTGATCGCCGAACTGGCCTGAGTTTCCGGGTTCGTCCGCACCGCGCCGCACCGCTGTCCTGGCGCTGCGGCGTTTTTCATTACCTCGCTCCGCCATGCCTGCTAACACCCCGCCCCTCGTTGCCGAGCCTCCGCTCGTGCTGTCCATCCAGTCCCACGTGGCCTACGGGCATGTGGGAAACGATGCGGCCATGCTGCCGCTGCAGCTGCTGGGCATCGAGCCCGTGGCCGTGCACACGGTGCAGTTCTCCAACCACACGGGCTATGGCGAATTCAAGGGCCAGGTGTTCACGCCGGCGCACATCGGCGACGTGCTGGACGGCCTGCGCGCACGCGGCGTGCTGGCGCGCTGCCAGGCCGTGCTGTCGGGCTACCTGGGCGACGCAGGCGTCGGCGAGGCCATTCTGGCGGCCGTGCAGGAGATCCGCACCCAGCGGCCCGAGGCGCATTACCTGTGCGACCCGGTGATGGGCGATGTGGGCCGCGGCGTGTTCGTGCGCCCCGGCATCCCCGAGTTCCTGCGCCGCCGCGCGCTGGCGCAGGCCAGCATCCTCACGCCCAACCAGTATGAATTCGAGATGCTGCACGGCCAGCCGCTCGGCTCGGTGGACGACGCCATCGCCGCTGCGCGCGCACTGCTGGGCAGCACGCCGGGCACCGGTCCGTCCCTGATCGTGGTGACCAGCCTGCGCACGCCCGACCTGCCCACGGACCGCCTGGCCACGCTGGCCGTCACGGCGCGCGACGCGTGGCTGGTGCAGACCCCGTTCATCGACCTGCAGCCGCTGCCCAACGGCATGGGCGACGTGTTCTCTGCGGTGCTGCTGGGCCATCTGCTGCGCGGTGCATCGGAGCCCGATGCCGTGTCCAGCGCGGTCAGCAGCCTGTACGCCCTGGTGTCGCGCACCACGCCGGGCCAGCGCGATCTCCCGCTGGTGGCCTGCCGCGAACAGATCACAGCGCCCGCGGAGCGCTTTCAGGCCACGCCCTGGACGGGTGCGTGACCGGCCGCAGGGAAAGCCCACGGCCGGCAGCGAGAGCTGCCCACCGGCTCACCAGGGAAAGTCGATCAAGTCCCCGTAGAGGCGCCGCAGGATCGCCTTGACCTCGGGCGACTGCTGGTAGATGGCGATGAACTTCAGCAGCCGCGGGTCATTCTCCTTCTCCGGCGTCGTCACCCAGCGGATGGCGTAGCGCTTCACGTTCTCGGGCACGGTGTTGTCGAACGCCAGGCCCTGCTTCTCGTCCACGCCGCCGTGCTTGGCGAAGGTCGTGTAGGTGACCACGGCGGTCACGTCCTCGAAGACACGGGCCGATTGCGCGCCTTCCACGGCGATGAGCTTGAGCTTCTTGGGGTTCGCCGTGATGTCTGCCGTCGTCGCGAGGTGGCCGGCGCCGGGCTTGAGCTTGATGAGCTCCATGGATTCGAGCAGCAGCAGCGACCGCGCGTTGTTCACAGGGTCCGACAGGATCGCGATGGTGGCGCCATCGGGCACGGCGTCGCCCTTCTTCAGCTTCTTGGAGAACAGTCCGATGGTGGTGGAGTAGCCATAGGCGATCGGCTTGAGATGCACGCCCCGGCTCTGGTTGAAGCGCTCAAGGAACGGGTAGTGCTGGAAGAAGTTGGCGTCGATCGAGCCTTCGGCGAGGGCCGTGTTGGGCAGCACCCAGTCCGTGAACTCCACCAGCTTCACATTCAGGCCCTGCGCGCGCGCCAGCTCGATGGCTTTTTCCGTGGCCTCGTTGGCGACGGAAGGAATGGCGCCGATGCGCAGCGGTGGCTGCTGCTGCGGCTGTGCCTGGACGGCGGCCACCGTGGAAACGAAGAGGGCCGCGATGGCGAGCCGCCGGGCGGTGGAGAGCAATGCAGACATGGAAGGCGTGATGGCAGACGAAAGCCGGGATCATCGACGCACCAGGCGGGAGAAGGCAAGCGGGCTGCTGGATGTCCCTGCGTGCCTAAGTGCCTGCGTGTCTGCGTATTGCAGGCCCTCTGCCGAAGGCCCTCGTCTCGCCGGTGGAACGCTATTGAATCAATAGCTTTATGCGCTTGTTAAACAACGACTTCCGGCACTTTTCTATTGAAAACGCTTATGGATCAAGCGCTAACAGCTCACTTATCCATAGCATCTAATCCACGGCACCTCAAAAGCTTTCCCAATCGTCATTGCCGCCCTGGCCCGCCAGCGCCGGCTGGCGCGCCGCAGCCGCAGCCGATGCCTGTGCCGGCTTGCCAGCCGCGGCGGCAACGGGCTGGGCAGCGTGGGGACTCCGCAGCGCCGCCGCAGCGGACTTGCCCGCAGCCGGGGCCGTTGCCCGGCCTTCCGCCCCGAGGGCAGGCGTGCTGCGCGAGGCAGCGGCCGTTGCTGAGCCGGATGCGGCAACCGATGCGGATGCCGCAGCGACCGCCGGGGCAGGGGCGCCGCCAGGCACCTTGAACACCGCCACCGTGCGTGCCAGCTGCTCCGCCTGCTCGCGCAGGCTCTGCGCGGCGGCCGCGCTTTCCTCCACCAGCGCTGCGTTCTGCTGCGTCATCTGGTCCAGTTGGCCGACCGACTGGTTGACCTGGCCGATGCCGGCGCTCTGCTCGGACGCCGCCGCCGTGATCTCGCCGATCATGTCGTTCACCCGCTGCACCGAACGCACGATGTCTTCCATGGTCGTGCCCGCATCCCGCACCAGGCGGCTGCCCGCCTCCACCCGCTCCACCGAGGTGCCGATGAGCTGCTTGATCTCTTTGGCCGCCTCGGCGCTGCGCTGGGCCAGGCTGCGCACCTCGCCCGCCACCACGGCAAAGCCCCGGCCCTGCTCGCCCGCCCGTGCGGCCTCTACCGCCGCGTTCAGCGCCAGGATGTTGGTCTGGAAAGCGATGCCATCGATCACGCCGATGATGTCGGCGATCTTCTTGCTGCTGTGGTGGATGTCCTCCATGGTGGAGACCACCTGCGTGACCACCTCGCCGCCGCGCCGCGCCACGCCGGTGGCGTTGGCCGCCAGGCCGCTGGCCTGCTGGGCGCTGCTGGCGCTTTGCTGCAGCGTGCTGGTGAACTGCTCCATGGCCGCCGCCGTCTCCTGCAGGTTGCTGGAAGTCTGCTCGGTGCGCGACGACAGGTCGTGGTTGCCGGTGGCGATCTCGGCGCTGGCGATGGCGATGCTGTCCGTGCTGTGGCGCACCTGCTGCACCACGCCGGCCAGCGCCTCGCTCATGGCGTACTGCGAGCGCAGCAGATCGCCGAACTCGTCGCCGCGCGTGACGGTGCCCTGCGCGCTCAGGTCGCCCCCGGCGATGCGCGCGGCCAGGTCGTTGGCCTGCGCCAGGGGCCGCTGGATGCTGCCGATCAGGTAGTGGGCGCCGGCCACGATGGCCAGCAGCAGGGCGACCACAGCCACGCCGGCGATCTGCAGGGTGAGCGTGCGGGCTGCCGCCATCTCGGCCAGGCGCGCCTGCGCGGTCTGCTCCTGCAGTCGCACGAAGTCGCGCAGCGCCTGCAGATAGGTGCCGACGGCCGGGTCGTAGCGCTGCTTGACCAGCGCCACGGCCTCGTCCTGCCGGCCGGCCGCCTTGGTCTGCCGGGCCTGGCCGCGCAGATCGATCATGGTCTTGCGGGCCTCGGCGATCTTGGCCATCTGCGCCTCGTCGGCGTCGGCCAGGGCCATGCTTTCCAGCGATTTCTGCACGGTGGTGATCTGCGCGCTGGTGGCGGCGATCAGGTCCTTGAACTCGGCCTCGACCGCCGGATCGCCGCTCACGATGAGCGCCTGCGTGCGCGCGGCGTTGGTCTCCGTCAGCCCGGACCAGCGCATGGCGGCCGACACCCGCGCCTGCATCTCCCGTGCGATGGCGTCGGCCTGCGCCTGCACCTGCACGGTGCGGTAGCCCGCCAGGCCGACCACCCCGGCCAATGCAACGACGATCAGGAAAACGGCGAGCCAGAGCTTCTGTGCGATGCGGACGC from Paracidovorax wautersii includes:
- a CDS encoding alpha/beta hydrolase, whose amino-acid sequence is MTRSTTPSPTPSVCTDSTIEVAKGQAVDVRLYGRKRAGQTLPLVVHFHGGAFVSGDLDNGCTVAGLLEAAGALVVSVAYPLTPFPQPLETGYAVLKWAFKHRTKLAGQGALVYLAGEEAGGNLAAGVGLMARDQAHPPLAGQILLSPMLDPCVGTPSVRAATGEATECKWSAGWMKFLGCARDAEHPYAVPAAAQRLAGLPPTLVLVGSDDPMHDEALAYAARLEAAGQPVTRHVFNKAAQWPDALLQPGERDCPCAPEVQEQFRRFFEATRCPAPQ
- a CDS encoding LysR family transcriptional regulator, with the protein product MDQIQAMRIFVRVVEAGTFTRAADSLQLPKASVTKHVQALEERLRVKLLNRTTRRVTVTPDGAAYYDRTVRLLADFDDIEASMSQARANPRGRLRVDVGTAVARLLIIPRLAEFQDRYPDIQIDLGVSDRTVDLIGDNVDCVIRGGELADQSLVARRIGNLEFITVASPDYLAQHGTPKHPLELENGHRNVIYFSPVTTRRYPLEFHKDGEVLEIAGPSQLAVNESNAYVSSLVAGRGVGQITTFQAQDYFDEGKLTRVLEDWSHPLLPVYVVYPPNRHLSAKVRAFVDWAAELFASEPHLQRQ
- a CDS encoding VF530 family protein, with protein sequence MHDDDSTALPPAPAPAPAQPAAKPPAQPRNPLHGMTLEAIVVALQQHYGWGGLAREVPIRCFESDPSVSSSLKFLRKTPWAREKVESLYLFMLREQKRRGQR
- a CDS encoding alpha-E domain-containing protein produces the protein MLSRTADHLFWMSRYTERAENTARMLSVSYETSLLPQSAAMAQESWQGLLSISELMPAYTAKHGEVTPAGVLDFMVRDGNNPSSIVSCLRAARENARAVRGALTTEVWETQNQTWLELIRQLQGNAFERDPAQFFEWVKYRSHLSRGVVLGTMLQDEAFHFLRLGTFLERADNTARLLDVKFHAVQRDFHGSVENPRRATPEFDFYHWSAILRSVSAFEVYRKVYRDVITPERVADLLMLRADMPRSLHASLREVADNLAVVANDQSRETQRKAGRLLADLRYGRIDEILATGLHAYLTQFLDRVNELGAGISRDFLVPVPH
- a CDS encoding alpha-E domain-containing protein yields the protein MLSRTADHLFWMSRYTERAEKQAAGALSLQHSQRAQRVRGFLPEEAAC
- a CDS encoding alpha-E domain-containing protein, giving the protein MLSRTADHLFWMSRRAERAEKQAVGALSLQHSQRAQRVRCFLPEEAAC
- a CDS encoding circularly permuted type 2 ATP-grasp protein: MQKFDEMYAMLPFEGSDVRAHYKRYGQWLAKQPEEAMQARRSEAEMIFRRVGITFAVYGAKDEDGAGTERLIPFDLIPRIIPSHEWLRMQQGLVQRVTALNRFIHDVYHGQEIIQAGIVPADLILQNAQFRPEMVGVDVPQNIYSHISGIDIVRAPDAKGDGVYYVLEDNLRVPSGVSYMLENRKMMMRLFPELFSLHKVAPVAHYPDLLLDTLRASAPPTSAEPTVVVLTPGMYNSAYFEHAFLAQQMGVELVEGQDLVVKDNFVFMRTTRGLQRVDVIYRRVDDDFLDPQVFRPTSTLGCAGLMSAYRAGNVAICNAVGTGIADDKSVYPYVPEMIRFYLGEEPILSNVPTWMCRKEGDLKYVLDHLHELVVKEVHGAGGYGMLIGPAASKAEIEEFRAALVANPSGYIAQPTLSLSSCPTYVESGIAPRHIDLRPFVLSGQKVQMVAGGLTRVALKEGSLVVNSSQGGGTKDTWVLGEDSAAPPLPWPEQSQSLGGTAQSLGAMTQTLGGA